The Macrobrachium nipponense isolate FS-2020 chromosome 8, ASM1510439v2, whole genome shotgun sequence nucleotide sequence ATGggcgtagtaataaatttagtcgaaattaggtctgtcttgtttacttagcattactattcgggattagtttactttaattttactttaaccgggtccGGAACTTAATAGAATTCTGGGACCAACTGAGCTaaccctgggaattttatggccttggtttgatttattcatagtcctatttagattaattgcatttacctgaattacttttaccggaatttaacataacctacttaagcttaccaagcaattattaatcctttggatttttctggcacaagtctgaaaacacgttaggcgccacggaagaattgtgtgcttaacagcccgttttataccatttactaaattactactagagaacactcagtggaaggaattaacccttgtaattttgtagagtatattccttcgatcttcccactgagcgaaacaaatttcccacaaaggAAGATTGGCATCCCCAGCGGGATGTTTTAAGGCCTGTGTGTTTGTCCAGGGATTTTTTGTCTTTGTTACCTTTTAAACTCATAAAATGTCTGCGACACAATTAGCATATTCCCTCGACTTTATGAGGAAAACTGCAAGGATTTGTGCACAACTGCTGTGGACTTGATTCAAAGGGCAAGTGATGTTGAGTTCTCGACCTTGAAGACATATCGTCTTAGGCTAGAGTCTCAaataaagaagtatgaagaaCTCAACTTTAAGTACCTTAGTTTCAACTTGGAGAAGAAGGGTTCTCTGAGCAAGACCCTGATAGAACACAGCTCACTACAAAGCGGCGTCATGCCAACCAAGTCATCACAGAGAGCTGAAGTTTTGgaagaaagaaactaaaaaaatcatTGCATGGAAGCCAAACCCCAGAGGAGTATTGCAACAGAGTTTAGGCCATGCATAAGGTTAAGTTGCCGTCTTTATCACTACCAGAATTTGAAGGGACCGATGGAGAATGGCCCCCTTTTTGGGATGTTTTCGAGTCTAACGTTCACTCTCGTCCAGACTTGAGAGCTGTTGACAAATTTATTACCCTGAAGGGATGTTTGAAGGGTGAAGCTCTAACTCTGATTAGAAATATTCTTGTCACGAATGAAAACTATTTAGACGCCATTGACCTGTTGAAGAAAACTTATGCTAATCCAGAGAAAATAATCTCATCTCTAATTTGTCAACTAGCAGGCCTGCCTAAACCTTCTGCAGACCTGGATTCACTACGTGGCTTCTGGACTAAACTTGAACAATATGTTAGaggcatagaaagaaacaaacctaATTCGGATCACTGTACCTGGACGCTTGGACCTCTAGTTTTTCAAAAACTACCTGCAAGGTGAAAGAACAAATCCAAAACAAGTGTGGACAGGACTACCCCTCACTCCTAGATATTAGAGAGGGGCTAGGAAAGATAATCCTGACCTTGTCTTTGCCCTTGATTTTGGAACCCAGGGAATAAGAACAAGGATTACTCCCATAGAAAACCCAAGCCTAACCAAAGTCCAATAGACCAGGTAATCAGACCAAAACTCAGGTTAGTTCTTACACCCCTAAGAAAAACGAAGTTACGAATCTGAGTATTTCTGTCACTCCAGGGACAGCCTAATAAGACCGCTAGAACTCAAAGTTGTGTATTCTGTGATAGACCAGAACATAAAGCCTACCAGTGTGACATTTACAAGACCACACAAGAGCGCATTTCAAGACTTACCGCACAAAATCGTTGTGTGAAATGCACTTCACCTAACCATAAGACCACCGATTGTCTGGTGAAGTTTCACAAATGTCTGTCGTGTAAAACTGGGACTACACCATTCAGCATTGTGCCCTGACTCCTCAACTGAGGTCCTCTGCTGTGAACTATTGTGGAGACAATGACAGTGACAAAGActtaaagtcacaaacaagtgGAATTCTCCCTACCGCCTTAATGAAAGTGGTGTGTCCCCGCCCGCCCTCAGGCAACACCAAGGAACCTTAGATCACTGTTTGATTCTGGGGCACAACGCACCTTCATCACACAAGAGGCAGTGGAAGAGTGTAAACTTGTACGAGACAATCCTGTCCGAGCTGAGCATCAGTGGGTTCTGGGATACCAAAGAACCTAGAGAATATAGTACGGTCACTGTACCTGTCAGGGTAAACGATGACAGCCTTGTAACTTTAAAGGCTATTGTCGTACCTAAATACCTCAGAGCGCTAGGCCTCGTGACTCTGTAAGATAGTGTCTGAACTGAAGAGCCAGAATGTCACCCTAGCTGATCCTAACTGTCAAGTAGTCAGATTGACCAGGTGAAACTGCTTGTTGGCATAGATCACTACTTTGACTTTATCCATTCTCCACAAGCAAAACGGAGTGAACCTGATTAAGTCCTCCTTAGGATATCTGGTCGCTGGTAAACTGGCCTCGTAATGACACCCCTCTATCAGTGCTCATTCTGTAACTGTAATGAGACTAGCAGTTGATGAACCTTCAAAGCTGCTCTAGAGATAAACCACTTGAGATGTCTGATAGCAAATTTGCTGAAGACCCCATCCAACAGCTTTTGGACCCTAGAATCAGTCGGAATCGTTGATCAGATATGTCACCTGAGGATAAATTTGTActggaagaattcaagaattccaTCAATATGGTTGAAGGACGATATGAGGTATCTCTCCCCTGGAAAGTCGATAAGAAACAACTCCCTACCAACTTAGCACTCTCGAGGAAAAAAGACTGAACAGTACTATTCACAAGCTGAAACAAACTAATAAGTATCTGGAAATTTATGACCAGATCATCAAAGAACAACTGTCTCGGCTTCATTGAAACAGTGCCAGAAGAAGACCAAAACCGGACAAATGTCCATTATTTACCCCCATTTACCTGTGATTAAGGATTCAACTACAACGCCCATTCGTATTGATTTGATGCAAGTGCCCGGATGGACAAGCAGGCCCCTAGCCTGAATGATTGCTTATACTCTGGCCCATCCTTGACTAGTCATTTAACCGACTTGTTGTTGAAATTCCGTCTCGACCCATTTGCGGTATCGGCAGACCATCAGCAAAGCCTTCTTACGGGTAGGTCTCCAACCTAGGGATCGTGATTATacacgtttcatttggctaaaagaTCTTAACAATGAAAAGGACCTTCAAGCCTATAGGTTTAGATCAGTTCTCTTTGGAGCCACCTGCTCGCCCTTTTTACTCCAGTCAACCTtgcaacatcactttgaaacctaCCCCACTTCACCTGAAGTTTAGTTTCCTCATGACCAAATTTTATGTGGACAACTTAATTGGTTTCCTTACCAACAACAGTCAGCCTCTACAGCCTTTACAAGgttgcaaaggaagtcctgtcagaTGCCGGAATGCCTTTAAGAGAATGGATCAGTAATGACCCAACCTTCAACGAAATGGTAAAACAAGAAGGTGATGGAACAACAGAAGGCTCAGATCTTGTCAAAGTTCTAGGACTTCATTGGAACTACAAGACtgaccacttaagcataaaaccccCTACCTTTGAGGAAGCTCCGCTTACCAAACGGCTACTTTTTGAGcaacctttcaaaagtatttgacCCTCTAGGATTGTTTGCTCCCATATTGTACGAGCCAAAGTTCTTATGCAGAAGATCTGGAAACTATCTAAAAGGTGGGATGATGTTTTGCCACCAGAACTTCAAGAAGAGTGGTCGAAGATCAAGAAAGACCTCGAGAACGTATCATACCAGGAATTCCCACGCTTCACAGCCAACAGAGGGACCAACTACTCTCTTCACATATTCTGTGGATGCTAGTGAGAAGGCCATATGGGGCTGCAGCCTATTTGATGGACCAACACGCAGGTGCGAACCTAGTTTTCTCTAAAGCAAGAGTCGccctctcaaaaagaaaagcATACCACAACTTGAGCTGACTGCCACTATAGTGCAGTCAAAATAGCTGACTACCTCAGAACCGTTTTCACTACTGATGGTGTCAAGATTACTGACACTGTCATATGGTCTGACAGTAAAGTTGCCCTACACTGGATTCAGAACAACAATctaaaaaaacatctatgtccgCAACAGGGTGAATGAGATAAGTCAGGTCACTGAAGTGAGGTACCTCTATGTACCTGGTGAAGAGAACCCAGCAGACCTTGTCTCTAGAGGAATTTCCATGCGGCAGTTTAAGAAAAGTCAAATTTGGTTCCATGGTCCAAGTTGGCTCCCGAACCCAGAGATGTGGCCAGAGCAGGCAGATGTATCTACATGCTACCCACCTGAAACACCTGAAGAGTTTTAACTACAGTTGTCAGTGAAGAAGCTACTTCTCCCATAGAGATCCGTAGTTCGCTTCCCTTCCTAAACTTATAAATGTCACTAAGCTAGTAATTAAGTTCACTAGGCTCCTTAAAACGTACCATTGGGAATCGTAAAACTAAGAACTTCGGGACCCGTAAACTCTGAAAATGTCGAAGTACAGAATCAGAAGCATTACGAATTCTTATTGGCTTCACACAGAGTCGGTATTTCCCAGAGGAGTTTGTATACCTTAACAAGAATTCCCACAAAATTCAGCCAGAATTAAAAGTCTAGGCTTGTTCCTGGATGAGAATGGACTTTTGCGATGCACTGGGAGACTACAAAAATGCGGACCACCTTCCATATAGCAGTAAATTTCCTCTGCTTTTACCTCCAAATTCTTCTTGACTGGACTTATAGTCATtcaagcacatgaaaatgttcttcatgcaGGCGTTCAAGACACAATTTGCAAGGTGAGAGAAGAATACTGGATACCAAGACTGAGACAGTGtgtcaagaagatgaaaacgAAGTGTCACCTATGTAACCGTCTGGAAGGACCTGCATTGCGCAGGCCTCCTCCGCCACCTCTACCGGCTTGCAGAGTGAACAGTCTCCGGCCATTTGAGGTGACCGGAGTAGATTTGACTGGACAAATTCTTATCTGCAATCCAGCCACTAAAGAACTAGACAAGGTTTACATAGTCGTATTCACTTGTACCTCAACACGAGCTTGTCACCTGGAAGTGGTAAAAGACTTAACCAGCACTGCTTTTCTCAATTCCTTCAGGCGATTCACTGCACGAAGATCTTGCCTCGTCGAATGATTTCTGACAACGCCACTAACTTCAAAACTGGTTCTTCCTTGATTCAGTCCTTGTATGATGACACTGACGTACAGTCCACACTGACTAGGGAAAATTGTAAATGGACATTCATCACACCTAGGGCACCCCATCAAGGAGGCTTCTATGAGAGGATGGTTGGCAGTGTGAAATCAGCACTTAAGAAAGCTATATTCAAGAAGAGGATTAATTCTGATGAACTGAATACCATTGTCACTGAGATAGAGCGTCGTATTAACAATAGACCTCTTACATATGTGGATGCTACATCTCCAGATACCGTCGATGCCCTTACCCCTTCCCACCTGTTGTGTGGCTACCGGTTAAACTCGTTACCACTACCATAGACCGGGGACTACCTGAATGACCCAGATTTTGAGCTTGACCACAAACAATGTAATGAGAGATTCAAGTTTGTATCTCAGGTAATACATGCATTCCAGGAACAGTGGGAGAAGGAATACTTGCAGTCCCTGAGAGATATACACTATTCAATGGGGATCCAACCCAACCGTTCCAAACCAAGATTAAAGTAGGAGATGTGGTGTTAGTACATAATGACACCCCTCGTTGCATGTGGAAATTGGCAAGGGTCATTCAGCTGATGCCCAGCTCTGATGGACTGGTCAGAGTTGTGAAGCTACAGACCAGCAATGGAGAGACAACTAGGTCAGTTGACAAACTTTACCCAC carries:
- the LOC135223170 gene encoding uncharacterized protein LOC135223170, whose protein sequence is MHKVKLPSLSLPEFEGTDGEWPPFWDVFESNVHSRPDLRAVDKFITLKGCLKGEALTLIRNILVTNENYLDAIDLLKKTYANPEKIISSLICQLAGLPKPSADLDSLRGFWTKLEQYAIHCTKILPRRMISDNATNFKTGSSLIQSLYDDTDVQSTLTRENCKWTFITPRAPHQGGFYERMVGSVKSALKKAIFKKRINSDELNTIVTEIERRINNRPLTYVDATSPDTVDALTPSHLLCGYRLNSLPLP